The sequence TGTTAAAGCAACTTACCTAGCTTCCAGTCACAAATAAGCATGTGGAGAGTGGAGACCTTGTTTTGTTCTTAAGATAGTACCTGATTCTGCAGTTCAATTTCTCGAACGCATGTTCTACACCTTTatcagtaaaaaaaaattacatatgcATGATTGTCTTTTCTTATTTGAGTTATAATGAAATCCATGAGATGATAAATAGTTGGCTTGTCAACTGTCTTGTGACCAGGTCCTTCCAAAACTTTCTGCTCCTACACTAAATGCTCTACTGATCTCAGACGAGTTATGGGTCCCTACCGAAAAGAAACGGTGAGAACTGTGGCTAATTTTGTAGGAATTGCTAAAATCATATTTGGAATTTTAGTTTAGCATGATGACTCTTTCTCTATCTTGATTTTCTACTTGCAAATCTGAGCAGGTTTGAACTAGCTTTATGTACACTTATTGCAAAAAGTGCTCTTTGCAAGGCAGAAAATCATGAAGAAAAATGTTCTGGTTCTGGAGTTGGAACAAGTACAATTTCTGATATTTCCAGAGTAGTGCCAACGAATTTAACTGATGACAGAAGGGTGGAATCTGGACTAGGACACCTAAGCTTAAAAGATGGAATTGATAGTTGTAACAACGGTCAAAATATCTTGGTTGAGCTTGCAGATAGTATTGTTGATTCCCTCACTGAAGTGCCTAACTCTAAACAAAAGATGCAAGAATCAGCTTGTCTTCAGTCAGACTCGGATTCAAGATACCCATGCAACAGTGGACGTCCTTCATCAAATAAGTCATTCTTATATGCTGATGAAGTCAGATCTTCATGTTCTTATTTTGAAATGCCAAGTAGTACTGGAACTAGTGGATTAGGGGGCAATGGTATGGGTGTGGAAGGGCCATCTGAAGAAGATTCATGCTATCAATTGAATAACAACAGTTGGCTTTGTGGGGATCAGAGGAACTTCTCATCAATGGGTTCGTCCTGTAATTTGATGACTCCGAATGAATGGGAAAGATGCAATTTCACTCCTCTATCTTGGGGTGGTAGAACCGTGGGCCGGAGAGAAGTCAAAAGTTGCCTAAATGCTCATTCAGGTGTAAGTAGAGAAGATTATGATGCCTTTGCCAACATTTTTGAGGGTGGCTCACTTTTGTATTGTAACATGTCATTTGATGCACTTCTTAGTGTGAGAAAGCAACTTGAAGAAATGGGGTTCCCTTGCAAAGCTGTGAATGACGGGTTGTGGCTACAGGTCTGTAACTATATGTATTCCCCATTTtgctcttttttaaaaaaaaattgatagctGACAGAATAGTCTGCCTGTCTACGTTCCTCCTAATCATAGTAGATATcttatttcctaattttatttttgctcttaaattatttgtgtttttttgcAGATTCTCATAAGCCAGCGGGTACAGGAAATTGGTGCTGACACTTGCAAAAGTTGCTGCCTTGTGAGTATGGCATGTGCTTGTCGGCAGCCATTTGGAAATTCACGTGGAGTCGCAGCTACTGGATATTACATGTCAGATCATGATCAGAGCAATCAATCCAACAATATAGGAAATATGTATGCCACTGACTCGCCTCACAGGGAAGGAAGTGGCATGTTTAGGCCTGTTCGGGTTCATGTTAGGGGCCCCAATGATGGTCTAGCTGGTATTGGACGTGGATCTACATTTGTGCCTGCAGTTGCTTGGCCTCCAACTCGTTTTGTTTTCTCTCGTGTACCACTTGGTATGGGCAACCGGAACTGTCAGCAATCTCCTGCCAATGATGACCCAGAAAATAGAGCAGAACAGAGTGGGGATCTTGCTGGAGATGGACTAACTGCTCTGGTTGGGCTCAGCCAAGAAGGAAGCAATAGTGCTAATATTCATGTTGATAGGGGATTTGAGACAGAACTGCAAAGCAGACCGGAAATACCATCAACTGTTGGCCCAAGTTCAAGCAGTATTTCCCCCCAGATGCTAGGCTCGTCTGAACATGCAATGGGAATAGAGTGGGAGAATGGAAGTACTGCTATATCACTGGATATGAAAACTCCTTTAAGTCACTTTCCCCCCTTTCGGTTCGGGTAAGTTATTCTTTCTGCTATGTTTGGTTGGCTGCTGCATTAGCCATTATGGCAATCCATTGCATGTGAAATGAGTTCCATAGATTAGGTTCTGTATACTTCCTTTCTTGGATTAATTTTTCGAAGTATCAGTTAATGTAGGTCCTAAGCATGCAACTTGTAACCATTGAGAAGAACTTGTATTTTCTCTTTACATTGAAGAGACAAATACAGCCAACATGCCTTGGATGTTCTTTTGATTATAGTTCTCATTTCGTAATAAGGTGAACCTTTCCATATCATTAAGATATTGCCCATTTGATCTTTTAGCTTCAGAAACTGCAAATAAAGCTTTCGCTCTGTCCATATTTCTGTGTTTACCCTTTCAACTCTCAGATATCCTACGTCAATGACTTATtgggaaaaaaatattctaaaacaaTTTTGTCATAAAATCAgggacataatttttttttcttgaaatctttATGAAGATTCTCATGGTTCTTCCATGTTATACTTTCTAGGATTTGAACAGAAAGATGTAACTTTTTTCCCTTAAGAGATGCAATCATTTGGTAGAAAACATGCACCTTTTGCCCTTCAAAGATGCAATCATTCAAATCACCTGAAAATGTTTGATTACCTTTTTGTAACCTAGAAATGAACAGTTGCGACAGGGAGATTCTTATGCGCTTCTCCATGTTTCCTTCTTTGGATAATGAAATACATCCATAAACAATCTCTCTAATTGCAGGAGTCTCAATTTTGCAGTAGAC comes from Solanum pennellii chromosome 1, SPENNV200 and encodes:
- the LOC107008313 gene encoding uncharacterized protein LOC107008313, yielding MEPQYPNRQQHQRTYGGGGTGTGTGTGGGGGSLPMETTRQPSTQLQSQHSDNDRTSNELRALDCNLTSLCDHIQLEGFNNGSFSDVIVQAMGSTYHLHRLILSRSSYFRNMLQGPWKEAKAPVLTLTVDDSNVNGEAIEIALAYLYGHHPKLNDNNAFRVLAAASFLDLQDLCAICTDFIISELWTSNFLTYQVFAESQDYGLHGERVRNACWGYLCQSGAIELKEVLPKLSAPTLNALLISDELWVPTEKKRFELALCTLIAKSALCKAENHEEKCSGSGVGTSTISDISRVVPTNLTDDRRVESGLGHLSLKDGIDSCNNGQNILVELADSIVDSLTEVPNSKQKMQESACLQSDSDSRYPCNSGRPSSNKSFLYADEVRSSCSYFEMPSSTGTSGLGGNGMGVEGPSEEDSCYQLNNNSWLCGDQRNFSSMGSSCNLMTPNEWERCNFTPLSWGGRTVGRREVKSCLNAHSGVSREDYDAFANIFEGGSLLYCNMSFDALLSVRKQLEEMGFPCKAVNDGLWLQILISQRVQEIGADTCKSCCLVSMACACRQPFGNSRGVAATGYYMSDHDQSNQSNNIGNMYATDSPHREGSGMFRPVRVHVRGPNDGLAGIGRGSTFVPAVAWPPTRFVFSRVPLGMGNRNCQQSPANDDPENRAEQSGDLAGDGLTALVGLSQEGSNSANIHVDRGFETELQSRPEIPSTVGPSSSSISPQMLGSSEHAMGIEWENGSTAISLDMKTPLSHFPPFRFGVEFHDVLRLNDGQVKHSQEFFYAGSLWKVSVQAFSDEDPQGRRTLGLFLHRRKAEIADPVRKVHMYVDSREKVTARYQLIFPSKREVMVFGSFKQTGTLLPKAPKGWGWRSALLFDEVSDLLQNGALRVAAVVQLI